The following coding sequences are from one Spea bombifrons isolate aSpeBom1 chromosome 13, aSpeBom1.2.pri, whole genome shotgun sequence window:
- the LOC128470938 gene encoding pancreatic secretory granule membrane major glycoprotein GP2-like has translation MQQSLKCWLPVLVLASLLPPVTCGSSNPLTDHEENVQRFYYDPWLTTADAKGVESVLAEACTADACRNGGICRVVQGKAKCHCGPGFTGPRCQEMSFHLDCEDHMQLWILKSSLHYIGVNVSLLHLLNPRCKVEETSELYASATLTHANQTFCGTRVHVNGSHLVYSNEIRTATGLVNMQPITGGAISRSPDISIKFACVYPYNRVVSLPFPLLTSASLVTFIVKEGEFNVTMTLYPSPEFSEPYDWAPTIPVSHKLYVQLQIHGHGVQKPFTLELEECWATPGANHSDATHHPIISNGSGTDVTAERMTSKDNTLTRFSLQMFYFVSYPEVYLHCRVRLCQANGTSCVKPTASTERKRRDLIDPYRKVVSCGPIRLARRKVAGVGKLDSDVSPLVLPGALAAGAMLLLLCLVAVAKALKRRGLRP, from the exons ATGCAGCAAAGTCTCAAGTGCTGGCTGCCGGTCCTTGTGTTGGCGAGTCTGCTGCCTCCTGTCACCTGCGGCTCGAGCAATCCCCTGACAG ACCACGAGGAGAACGTCCAGAGGTTTTATTATGACCCATGGCTCACAACGGCGGATGCGAAGGGTGTGGAGTCTGTGCTGGCTGAGGCCTGCACCGCTGATGCGTGCAGGAATGGCGGCATCTGCAGGGTAGTCCAAGGAAAGGCGAAATGTCACTGTGGACCGGGCTTCACTGGCCCCCGCTGTCAAG AGATGAGCTTTCATCTGGACTGTGAGGACCACATGCAGCTGTGGATACTGAAAAGCTCCCTCCATTACATCGGGGTGAACGTGTCTCTCCTGCACTTGCTCAATCCACGATGCAAAGTGGAGGAGACCTCCGAGCTGTACGCGTCCGCGACCCTGACACACGCTAACCAAACCTTCTGTGGAACCCGCGTACAC GTAAACGGCTCTCACCTGGTCTACTCCAATGAGATAAGGACGGCGACAGGCTTGGTGAACATGCAGCCAATCACAGGGGGAGCTATATCCAGGAGCCCTGACATAAGCATCAAGTTCGCTTGCGTGTATCCCTATAACCGGGTCGTCTCCCTGCCGTTCCCGCTGCTGACCAGTGCCTC GTTGGTGACCTTCATAGTCAAGGAGGGAGAGTTCAATGTCACCATGACCCTCTACCCCTCACCGGAGTTCTCAGAGCCCTACGACTGGGCCCCAACCATCCCGGTTTCCCACAAGCTTTATGTTCAGCTACAGATCCATGGGCATGGAGTACAAAAGCCGTTCACCCTGGAGCTGGAGGAGTGCTGGGCCACCCCCGGAGCTAACCACAGCGACGCCACCCACCACCCAATCATTTCCAATGG ATCTGGCACAGATGTCACCGCGGAGAGAATGACGTCTAAAGACAACACCCTGACCCGCTTCTCCCTGCAAATGTTTTACTTCGTCAGCTACCCGGAGGTGTATCTCCACTGCCGTGTTCGGCTCTGCCAGGCTAATGGCACCAGCTGCGTGAAG CCTACTGCAAGCACCGAGCGGAAGCGGAGAGACTTGATTGACCCCTACAGGAAAGTTGTCTCGTGTGGCCCTATCAGACTGGCCAGAAGGAAGGTGGCGGGCGTCGGGAAACTGGACTCCG